ATGGCAATTTGACTGCAGCAGAGAGCAAGAGACGTACAGAAGGGAGAGATAAAAGAATTCAAAGTACACATACACAAGGAGCGCAGGCATGGAAGGAAGGTGTTGCTCAGCTGTACGCAAGGCACCACAAACCTATAGGAAGGGGGGGAAATAATTTCAATGATTGTGTCTAaaaactctctctctgacaGGACGAACGAGGAGAAACGATAAAAGATTTATTATGTGAGTGAAATGTGTCATTTTAGGAGTGTAAATCATAGTGAAGCCCTTGTTAACCGAGGTTAGTTAGAGAGTAGGGAAGTTGTGTAGCATGCTGTTTCTGAAGTTTcagttgagtgtgtgtgagcactAATACAGCAGGTTTATAGCTTTTACACTTTTCTAGTGCAGTGTGAGTTCGAAACATGTCTGTTTGGAacaggccgattgcttggcctcctgtattgctgcttgtgggttttttttccagaaccattgtaccccGAAATTACTTCCAGCTTCTGCAAGAAGCAGATATGCAACCCAGTTGTATACCACTGACATAATTTGTACGTCTATTACAGAgaaaaacattgtactactacatttacctgacagcaAAATGGTActggttactttgcagattcaaattttactcacaaaaacatcccaattaaaatatgatgcattattattcATTCAATTGTCCAGCATTATATTCAAGTTAAAATGTTCACCCTAAATACCCTAAGTACATTGTGCTGATGATGTATGAGGGGTGGAAGTAACAAAAATGAATTGATAAAAATGGAGGTGATGAAATGTTTTTGAATTGAAAAATAGAGTGAAAAATGATCAAGTGATTTGATTAATTTAAAGCATTTTTCATTAATAGGATAGGGTGGTTATTTTAAGTCAATATTCAGTACATTGTTCTGGATGGTGTATGGGGTTGaagtaacaaaaaataattgaaaaaaactgaagtgAAAAAATTACATGTGAATTGAAAAATAGAGTGATAAATGCCATCATGTCATTGTAATTGAAATAGCTTTGGGTTTAAACATGTTGGCATATAAAGAGGTCACATGCGATGCTAggattttctgacattttattgttTAAACGATAACAAAGTTTTGGACATATTAATTGGTAATGAATTGATTGCAGCCCTTCTCATAATCTGTAACTGTAAAATTAAGATTCACAAGCCAAAAAACGGGGGGAACAACTTGTTTAGAGCACATATGATATTATAGTAAATCTTCTGCATTTACTGTGCTTGATGAATGAGTGAGCATGTGACTGTGTCAGACActaatacacatacatatatatgtatatatacataccaGACATGTAGACAGGCAAGAATGGCCAGGGAAATACCACACAGAAGAGCCAAGGGCACAGCAAGCAGCAAGGAGAGGCAGCGGTACGTCCAGATACGTGTCCTCTCAAAACCAACAACACTGTAAAGCCACACTTGGTCAATGCTACGAGGTGTGGCGGGCTCTGCCAGAACGTCACTGACCTCCACCTACAGACACGGAACAAGAGAGTGGGTGGTAGAAGTCAaatcagtttattcttaaagcaaataaaataaaataaaactgtccTCTCCCAAAAAAACGACCCCATTGTTTGCATAAGTAAATCATGTGCTCGGTTTTAAGGGGAAACATAGCAATGATAAGGTATGTTATATTTTCTAAAGTGACTCAAGTGGAAGCATAGATAATCAAAATAAACTAGGTCCTAAAATGGAACCTTGGGGTACTCCACATGGGATAGCAGCAGAAGAGGATgactaattattatattatatattaaaccAACACTGCTATGGCAGACAATGTAGAATAATATAGAGGGGAAAAGGGAACGTGAACCTTGAGGTGCTGGTTGATGCCATAAGGGTCCCTGTTGACAGGACAGGTGGGCGTAGGCGTAGCAGGGGCTGTGGGAGGGGTCGGAGGTTTGGGCACTGGAGTCGCGGCTTTGGATGCAAactctggaggaggaggaggcgtgTTTATTTGTTCTTCTCCTCCATTGTCCGCATCactgtcatcatcatcaatcTTACACTCCACCAAACAGTCGTCGCTGACCATCATCATCCTCACTGAAGAAAGAGGCACATGCTTGTTTTCACATGCATAAAGAAAGATGGCCACACAAAAAATTAAACATATGCGGATACCTGAAGTATACCCTGTTCTAATCTTGTCTGACattaatatacatatacatacatatacactgtaaaacagtgcgcacacacaaacgcacacacatgcacacacaaatacactccTGCAGCAAATAGCAGGCATGTAGTGTGTAACAGCGAGCTGAGCGCTGGCACTACCACCTGTTCTTTAGCCCCCAAAAAAGAAGCCACACCAAAATCTGTAAATAGCAGCTGGtaattttaaaattacatttttttaaattaatcatGCAGTAAAGCAAAATTGTCAATTGTATCTTCAGATTTGATTCAAAGTATTAACAGTTCATTAAAAGACTTTTAATCTTTGAGACTTTAAAGACTTTTAATCAACTTGCATGAATCAGATATGATACACAGTATACATGAAACAGGTGCTTTGAGGTGAAGAGCTGTAGTTGTAACTCATATCCTTGTTGAGAAATCATTGCAGCAGATCCACAACAGGGACAGCTACAGTAGAAACGATCAATCGTGTCTGACTTACCTTAACGTGCTATCTTAATCCTATATCAGTGACAGAGACCCTTGCAGGGAGACAAGGCAGGGGAGCCCTGTAGAGAGTGCTAATCTGAAATGTCAATGAGATCACTTCAACCGCTTAATCACAATTGTCGTCAGAGCTGAGTTGGCTTATGAGAACTCAtagagaggcacacacacacacagacccagtgtTTGACACTGACTTAGAGCAGCAGGAGTGCTAAAGTGGTACAGTgccttttattttgtattccttgtgtgtgtgtgtgtgtgtgtgtgtgtgtgtgttaaatatgGCTGTGGGAAGAAGTTATTTTAGGAGGGGGAGCGGATGGGTCTAAAAGATCGCGTTACAGCACTTGGGTGCCGTTGTAACAAGATATTAAAACAATCAAAGACACACCAACAATACAGCCAACCAGTGTTAATTCAGAGTCTGAATGGATACATTTTACAAAGCGATGAATCAGAATACAGAAGTTGCAGACATGTTTATATTGGGTGGCAGAAGGTTTTGGCAGGGTGGCATGAGAGGGTGGTGGGTGGGGATCCCCGAATAAAAATACATACTGCAGctaaatgacaacagaaaataACCAATAAGTAaaaacatgttgtttttttttactgagagCGATATGGTAAGTCATTGTACTGGACTTTATATGATCAGAGAGATAAACTTACAATTAGGTCCTGCTGGATTTGTGGCAGTCTTTGTCTCTCCATAGTTTCTGTTCCTCTCCGAGTCTGTCTCATCTTTCTCACTCAGCTCTTCATCCCTCACTCTAGTTTTTCTCCATctccctcttttctttctctcatttcatAAACCTCTtgcctctgtctgtttgttttatatgttttatatgTCTTTTTATGTTATCTACCTGTCActtgctctctttttttttaccatttctcttatcaattcaattcagttcaattttatttattgtatcaaatcataacaagagttatctcgaaacactttacagatagtgTAGGtttagaccacactctataatttacaaagccccaacaattctagtaatttcCCCAAGagtaagcatttagtgcgacagtggcgaggaaaaactcccttttaggtaGGCGGTGtgtgacagtgctgattggggatgtgatgaacagtggcaataataggcacaataaagataatggaacagtgactacaaatggtagtcgtagtagttcatgtcatagcagggcactgcagggcgttacaggatgtagcgtggcacagcagagcatagctggacatagcaggacacagcagggttcagcaggacgcagcaggacactgcagggcaccgcagagcgtagcagggtgtagcagggagtgcagcaggaccactacgacaactgcaaccaagatcttggtgccatcctaatccttATCATATCTTCATCCTGCATGTCTTCAACATTTGAAGCTTGAAATATCTGCATTGTTTccctttattttcattttctatcagAAGGCCAATCTAGCTACTTCTTATGTGTGTGCTAATGCTGAATACTGACTTACTGCACAACAGTCAATATGTGAAATAATCTATTGGTTGAAACttgtgttttatattgtttgttgttAATGAGCTACCATCAAAACAACAAATCAGTAAGTACTATTTAGATCATGGCAAGATATTCCCAATCTGAAGATGCAGGCTGTTTGTGTTTGCCTGTTTGTGTGACCGTATGTTTAGATCTAACAAGTGGATGTTGGAGGAAGGCCACTTCTaagtttgtttattttctaataattTCTTTTTCCAAACGTCCATAATTGATCTTCTGGCACTTGCAGTGTAAGTGGCAGAAGATCAATTATGTTTTAAGGCGAATAAACCGTCAAGCTAACATTCCCCAAACCAgaggttcccaacctttttggcttcTGACTCTTAAAAACAAATTTCTACTCGTGACTACTTGGCCTTGTCCCAGGTTGCATTGCATGTCTCTGAGTTGCGAGCAGTTAGGGTTAGCCAAACCAAAATATGACGATGTTCCCTATTTAGGTTGTTTAATTTGGAGAGTTTTTAGAAGTATGAAGAGGGGAACAATTTTAAGTTTTTCGTAATACAAGAAGCAAAGATTAGAGGAGAGAAAAGTAAGACGAAATAAGTAAGACGAAATATCttattttcaaatgtgttaATCATCTTAagacccctcagatttatccTCAGAGGGCCTAAACATCACCAGTTCAAACATGATAAAACAATTTGGTTTACTGCGCACCTGCAGCTCGTTGGTAttaattaaaggtcccatggcatgaaaatgtcactttatgaggttttttaacgttaatatgcgttcccccagcctgcctatggtcccccagtggctagaaatggcgataggtgtaaaccaagctctgggtatccttctccgcctttgagaaaatgaaagctgagATGgcccaatctggaatcttccctttatgtcgtcataaggggaaaggttacctcccctttctctgctttgcccgccgcCTAcagctgcccagagaatttggcccacccaggAGGAAATAGAGCTACAACCGTGGCCGCAcacatagacagttaaagaaatggacaaagcgacgccatagacttccacggagaccagtgaagtcaattgcgcagcctccaactgagcttgaagacgtagatgtgacgtgagcaacctgtctgaaagttgtaagtcttctggtagctgtgccaagagaaatctgaatcattcaatcttgcagagacggagagtgtgaGTAGGAGCTGTCCATGAGCATAGGAGCAGGAGCAACTTTTGGTAAGTATTCTGATgaattattttgtcattttgactgtatgcctccacaTCCCCCCaattgcctgcgagcttctcctggcTATACAGTAATTtatctactatgcgacagaaagttgcgtcgttatgacacaatcgttagcctatttttataaaaactgc
The genomic region above belongs to Sander lucioperca isolate FBNREF2018 chromosome 12, SLUC_FBN_1.2, whole genome shotgun sequence and contains:
- the zgc:158296 gene encoding caveolin-2 gives rise to the protein MMMVSDDCLVECKIDDDDSDADNGGEEQINTPPPPPEFASKAATPVPKPPTPPTAPATPTPTCPVNRDPYGINQHLKVEVSDVLAEPATPRSIDQVWLYSVVGFERTRIWTYRCLSLLLAVPLALLCGISLAILACLHVWFVVPCVQLSNTFLPCLRSLCMCTLNSFISPFCTSLALCCSQIAISLSNKDWHQMKDKETV